A window from Phalacrocorax aristotelis chromosome 5, bGulAri2.1, whole genome shotgun sequence encodes these proteins:
- the CAT gene encoding catalase: protein MADGRDDASDQLKQWRSQRGSQKPDVLTTGAGNPVGDKLNVLTVGPRGPLLVQDVVFTDEMAHFDRERIPERVVHAKGAGAFGYFEVTHDITQYCKAKVFEHIGKRTPIAIRFSTVAGESGSADTVRDPRGFAMKFYTEEGNWDLVGNNTPIFFIRDAMLFPSFIHSQKRNPQTHLKDPDMMWDFWSLRPESLHQVSFLFSDRGIPDGYRHMNGYGSHTFKLVNAGGRAVYCKFHVKTDQGIKNLPVEEAARLASTDPDYGLRDLYNAIARGDYPSWSFYIQVMTFEEAEKFPFNPFDITKVWPHGDYPLIPVGKLVLNRNPVNYFAEVEQMAYDPSNMPPGIEPSPDKMLQGRLFSYPDTHRHRLGPNYLQIPVNCPFRTRVSNYQRDGPMCVSDNQGGAPNYYPNSFTGPEDQPLVRESCMSVSGDVQRFNSANEDNVTQVREFYTKVLKEDERQRLCKNIADHLKDAQLFIQKRAVKNFTDVHPDYGARIQALLDKYNADSGKNDVIRTYTQSTSRVSAKERSNL, encoded by the exons ATGGCTGACGGCCGGGACGACGCCTCGGATCAGCTGAAGCAGTGGCGGAGCCAGCGGGGCTCGCAG AAGCCAGATGTCTTGACCACCGGTGCTGGGAACCCAGTAGGGGATAAGCTTAATGTTCTGACAGTAGGGCCACGTGGACCTCTTCTTGTTCAAGATGTTGTTTTCACTGATGAGATGGCTCATTTTGACAGAGAGAGGATTCCTGAAAGAGTTGTGCATGCAAAAGGGGCAG GAGCCTTTGGCTATTTTGAAGTCACTCATGATATTACCCAGTACTGTAAGGCAAAAGTGTTTGAACACATTGGAAAGAGAACTCCGATTGCTATACGGTTCTCCACTGTTG CTGGAGAATCTGGGTCAGCTGATACAGTTCGTGACCCTCGAGGCTTTGCAATGAAGTTCTATACAGAAGAGGGTAATTGGGATCTTGTGGGAAATAATACTCCTATCTTCTTCATTCGGGATGCAATGTTG TTTCCATCCTTTATCCATAGCCAAAAGAGGAACCCTCAGACTCATTTGAAGGATCCAGACATGATGTGGGACTTCTGGAGTCTTCGCCCCGAGTCTTTACATCAA GTGTCTTTCTTGTTCAGTGATCGTGGTATTCCAGATGGTTATCGCCATATGAATGGATATGGATCGCATACTTTTAAACTGGTTAATGCTGGTGGAAGAGCAGTTTATTGCAAATTCCATGTGAAG actGACCAGGGCATCAAAAACCTTCCTGTTGAAGAAGCTGCAAGACTGGCTTCTACTGATCCAGATTATGGACTACGTGATCTTTACAATGCCATTGCCAGGGGGGACTACCCATCATGGTCTTTCTACATTCAAGTCATGACATTTGAAGAAGCAGAGAAGTTTCCATTTAATCCTTTTGATATAACTAAG GTTTGGCCACATGGTGACTACCCTCTCATCCCTGTGGGAAAGCTTGTCTTGAACAGGAATCCTGTCAATTACTTTGCAGAGGTAGAACAGATGGCGTATGATCCCAGCAATATGCCACCTGGTATTGAGCCTAGCCCTGATAAAATGCTGCAG GGTCGTCTTTTTTCGTATCCTGACACTCATAGACACCGTCTGGGACCGAACTATCTACAAATTCCTGTGAACTGCCCCTTCCGAACTCGTGTGTCCAATTACCAGAGGGATGGACCGATGTGTGTTTCTGACAACCAAG gtgGTGCCCCCAACTATTATCCAAATAGTTTTACTGGTCCGGAAGATCAGCCTTTGGTAAGAGAAAGCTGCATGTCCGTTTCGGGAGATGTGCAGCGCTTCAATAGTGCAAATGAAGATAATGTGACTCAG GTGCGAGAATTCTATACCAAAGTGCTGAAGGAGGATGAACGCCAAAGGCTGTGTAAAAATATTGCTGATCACCTTAAAGATGCGCAACTCTTCATCCAGAAGAGAGCT GTAAAAAACTTCACTGATGTTCATCCTGACTATGGTGCCCGTATCCAGGCTTTGCTGGACAAATACAACGCTGACAGTGGGAAAAAC gaTGTAATTAGGACATATACACAGTCCACATCTCGTGTGTCTGCCAAAGAAAGATCCAACTTGTAA